Proteins encoded in a region of the Candidatus Nanosynbacter sp. HMT-352 genome:
- a CDS encoding MmcQ/YjbR family DNA-binding protein — translation MTHKQFEEFILSLPGVWLDYPFGEDVAVYKFGRDNDGAGKMVALVTEGSKPLRVSLKCDPLLAQNLREKYETVLPGYHLNKKHWNTIICSGQLTDEEVFDLARLSYRLVSEA, via the coding sequence ATGACACATAAACAATTTGAAGAATTTATCCTAAGTTTGCCGGGCGTATGGCTGGATTATCCGTTTGGTGAGGATGTTGCGGTATATAAATTTGGTAGAGATAATGACGGTGCGGGGAAAATGGTAGCATTGGTTACGGAAGGTTCAAAGCCGCTCAGAGTAAGCCTAAAATGCGATCCGTTGTTGGCGCAGAATTTACGAGAAAAATACGAAACGGTTTTACCGGGCTATCACTTAAACAAGAAGCATTGGAATACAATTATTTGTTCAGGTCAATTGACCGACGAAGAAGTCTTTGACTTGGCGAGGCTGAGCTATCGATTAGTCTCGGAAGCTTAA